GTCTCGCATCAGAATCAGGTCGTCGCAGCGGTCGGCCTCGTCCATCACGTGACTCGAAACGAGGATCGTGACGCCCGACGCCGCGAGATCAGCGAACCTCGACCACAGATCGGCGCGGAGTACGGGGTCCAGGCCCGCCGTCGGCTCGTCCAGCACCAGCAGCGACGGTTGGGTGACCAGTGCGCACGCGATCGATACGCGGCTCAGTTGCCCGCCGGACAGGTCGGATGCGAGATGTTTCGCGCGTGTCGTGAGGTCGACGGCCTCGAGCGCACCCTGCACCCCGTCTGTCGCATCGAACAATGTCGCGAAGTAGCGGACGTTCTGTTCCACGGTGAGGTCCGTGTAAATCGACGCGGCCTGCGTGACGTATCCGACGCGCTGCCGCAGGCTCGCTGATCCGGCGGGCTCACCGAGCACCTCGACGGTGCCCGCCACGTTCTTCTGCGTGCCGACGATGGAGCGGAGGAGCGTCGTCTTTCCGCACCCGGACGGCCCGAGCAACCCGGTGATCCGGCCTTTCGGAACTATCACGGACACGTCGTCGACCGCGGTGACGGATCCACGCCGCACAGTCACGTTCTCACACCTGATCGCGTCCATCGCAACTCAATTCATCAATTGTTGAACTGTTGATTCCGACGGTACGCGCACTCAACGCAAGAAGTGGTGAAAACGCGCTCGGGAAGAGTGCGTTTTCACCACTTCAAGTGATCGCGGGAAGCGCGATCGGATCAGCCGATGACGAGCGATTCGCCGTCGCCGCCGACGTTCACCGGGACGACGTCGCCGTCACGGATGTCGCCTGCGAGCAGCGCCTTGGCGAGCTGGTCGCCGATGGCCTGCTGCACGAGCCTGCGCAGCGGGCGAGCGCCGTACAGCGGATCGAAACCGCGCTCGGCCAGCCATTCCTTGGCCTTCGGCGTCACCTCGAGGTCCAGTCGGCGCTGCGCGAGACGTTTGCCTAGCTGGGTCAGCTGGATGTCGACGATCGACACGAGCTCTTCAGGGCTCAGGGCGTCGAAGATGACGACGTCATCGAGCCTGTTGACGAACTCCGGCTTGAACGCGGCCCGCACTGCCGCCATCACCTGGTCCTTGTCGCCGCCCGCGCCGAGGTTGGACGTGAGGATCAAGATCGTGTTGCGGAAGTCGACCGTGCGCCCCTGACCGTCGGTGAGACGACCTTCGTCGAGGACCTGCAGCAGCACGTCGAAGACGTCCGGATGAGCCTTCTCGACCTCGTCGAACAGGACCACCGAGTACGGACGCCGCCGTACCGCTTCCGTGAGCTGACCGCCGGACTCGTACCCGACGTACCCCGGAGGGGCGCCGACGAGGCGCGCGACCGAGTGCTTCTCGCCGTACTCGCTCATGTCGATCCGGATGAGGGCCCGTTCGTCGTCGAACAGGAACTCGCCCAGAGCCTTCGCCAGCTCCGTCTTACCGACACCGGTCGGCCCGAGGAACAGGAACGATCCGAGCGGACGGTTCGGGTCGGCGACCCCGGCACGAGCACGTCGGACTGCGTCGGACACCGCGCCGACAGCTGCTTTCTGTCCGATGACGCGGCGTCCGAGCTCGTCCTCCATGCGGAGCAGCTTGGCCGACTCGCCTTCGAGCATCTTGCCCGCGGGCACGCCTGTCCATGCGGACACGACCTCGGCGACGTCGTCGGGACCGACCTCCTCCTGCAGCATCACGTCCTGGTCGGGATCGGTGCCGGTCTTCTCGACCGCTGCCTCCAACTCCTTCTCCAGCCCTGGGATGCGGCCGTAGCGGAGCTCGGCGGCACGACCCAGGTCACCGTCGCGTTCGGCACGGTCGGCTTCGCCTCGGAGTCGTTCGAGCTCCTCCTTGACGTCGCGCACGGCATCGATCGCAGTCTTCTCACCCTGCCAGCGCGCGAGAAGCTCATTGAGCTTCTCGCGGTGGTCGGCGAGTTCTCCGCGCAGCACCTCGAGTCGGTCCTTCGACGCGGCGTCGGTCTCCTTCTCGAGGGCGACCTCCTCCACTTCGAGGCGACGGACCACACGTTCGGACTCGTCGATCTCGACGGGACGCGAGTCGATCTCCATGCGGAGACGTGACGCGGCCTCGTCGACGAGGTCGATGGCCTTGTCGGGCAGGAATCGCGACGTGATGTACCGGTCCGACAGTGATGCGGCCGCCACCAGCGCGGAGTCGGTGATGCGGACACCGTGGTGCACCTCGTACCGATCCTTGAGTCCGCGGAGGATGCCGATGGTGTCTTCAACCGACGGCTCACCGACGTACACCTGCTGGAAACGGCGCTCCAGCGCGGCGTCCTTCTCGATGTACTGGCGGTACTCCTCGAGGGTGGTGGCACCGACCAGCCGCAGCTCGCCACGAGCGAGCATCGGCTTGATCATGTTGCCGGCATCCATCGCCGAATCACCGGTGGCACCTGCACCCACGATGGTGTGCAGCTCGTCGATGAACGTGATGATCTGGCCGTCGGACCCCTTGATCTCGTCGAGAACGGCCTTCAGCCTCTCCTCGAACTCGCCGCGGTACTTGGCGCCCGCGACCATCGAGCCGAGGTCGAGCGACAGGACCGTCTTCCCGCGGAGGGATTCGGGCACGTCGCCCGCGACGACACGCTGCGCGAGGCCTTCGACGATCGCCGTCTTGCCGACGCCGGGCTCACCGATGAGCACCGGGTTGTTCTTGGTGCGACGGGACAGGACCTGCACCACACGACGGATCTCGCTGTCGCGCCCGATCACCGGGTCGAGGTCTCCCTCGCGAGCCCGCTTAGTGAGGTCGGTCGAGTACTTCTCGAGCGCCTGGTACGTCGACTCTGGGTCTTCGCTGGTCACTCGCCCGGTTCCGCGGACGGAGACGAAGGCCTCCCGAAGCGCCTCCGGCGTCGCGCCTGCTCCGGACAGGAGTCGTGCAACATCCGAGTCGCCGGTGGCGAGACCAACAACGAGGTGCTCGGTCGAGACGTAGTCGTCGCCCATCTCGGTCGCGAGGTTCTGCGCAGCGGTCACCGCCGCGATCGACTCGCGCGAGAGCGTCGGCTGACCGCTCGAGCTCGACACCGTCGGGGCACGCCCGACGAGAGCCTTCGCTTCGGCGCGAATCTGCGACGGATCGACGCCGACAGCCTTGATCAGCGGTGATGCAATGCCGTCGCTCTGCTCGAGGAGCGCATTGAGGATGTGAGCGGGTCGCACGTCTGGATTCCCCGCGGCGGCTGCGTCTTGGAGGGCAGCCTGCAGTGCAGCCTGCGTCTTGGTTGTGGGAGTGAAGCTGTCCACTGGTTGCCTTTCTGTAGGTCCGACATCCGGAAGCGGTTCCGGACTTAAGTCTATACGGCTCATGTTTGCCGTTCGACTAGTTCAACCGAGGCAACCTTGAGTCCATTCCACTCAAGTTGAGGAGCGTGTGTGATGCTGCACACTATCTGACCGCGGCCCCACCTACATCGGCGCTCTAGCGGCGCACCTCCTCGACACGGTCGCCCTGATGTCCGCCGCCGCCTGGGCACTCGACAAGATCATGCTCGACGGCCCGCTGACGACGGTCGTGCTCACACCTGGTGACCGGGCGGGCGGACTTCGGACCGCCAATCGAGGTGTTCCCGATCGTCCGTCGGGTCGTCACGGACTAGCCGATCGGACGATGTCGAGACGCAGGGCCGAAAATAGATTCAGTGGCATGACAAACAACCTCTTCACTCGCCGTGCCGCTCTTGCGGTCTTGTCCCTCTCAGCTGCAGCGGGCGCCGTCCTAGTCGGCACTGCGGACCACACCGGTCCTGTATCTGCCTCGCCCGTCGGTTCGGGTTCGATCTCCTCACTGTTCCCGAAGAACATGACACCGTCCGAGACCCTCGCCTCGACACCGTGGAAGACCACGGGCGCCGTTGATCAGAACGGCGATCGTGTTCCGCTCGACCACCCCGGCGTGGCGAATTTCGTCGGATGGGCGTACTTCGACGCCGACGGCACCTACACGATGTACAACCTCGATGATTCGCCGAAGCTCAAGGGCGACTGGACAGTGAACGACGCCGGCACCGAACGGTGGATCAACGCCAAGGACGACGCGGGCAAGGTGCTCTTCCAGCGAGTCGTTCCGATCGTCGAACTGAACAAGAACGTCTTCACCTACCGCGTGTACCCGAACGCCGGGGACACGACCACGTACTTCGACATCATCCACACGAAGACAAACCACGCCGAGCCCGGCTCCGACGCCAAGGGACCCGGCTCGAACGGCAGCCTCGGGAACAACGGCCGTGGCGGCTACCACGTCAACAACGGAAACTCCCACTGACTCCACCTTGTCGGCCGATGTCGGGCTCCTCATACTCGAGGAGCCGACATCGGCCTTTCTGGCATTGAATGAAGTCCGGAACGAGTCGGATCAATCGACGCGGATGATTCTCCGCTCGATGGCTGCGGCAACAGCTCCCGCACGCGTATCGACCCCGAGCTTGCCGTAGATGTGCGCCAGGTGAGCTTTCACCGTGCCCTCGGAGATGAACATCGTCTTAGCCAGGTCCTTGTTGCCCATGCCGCGCGCCAGCAGTTCGAGGACCTCGGCCTCACGTTCGGTGACGGTTGGACCCGGACGGGAGCTACGCCGCACCAGCGTCGACGCGATCGCAGGCGAGAGGGCAGTTTCCCCGCGTGCGGTAGCCCGGATGGCCGCGAGGAGCTCGTCGGCCGGGGCGTCCTTGAGGAGATAGCCGAGCGCACCCGCATCAAGCGCTCGAAGAATATCCGACTCCGTCTGGTACGTCGTCAGGACGAGAATCTGGGGCGTCGGGTTCCCGTCAGTGCGTCGATTCAACTCGGCGATGATGTGCACACCCGAGTGTTCGGCCGCTCCGAGGTTGAGGTCCATGAGAATGACGTTCGGCCGATGAAGCGCCACCGCTCGCAGAGTCGACTCCAGATCGTCGGCTTCCGCCACCACTGACATGTCGTCGAGTCCGTTGATCAGCGCCGCGAGCCCTGCTCTCACCACGGGATGGTCGTCCACGAGGAGGACCCGGATATCGGTCTCGGCCATCGTCAATTCTCCTCGTTCTGCCTGTTCAGATCACTCTTCTGAGCACTGCGTCCGATGGGGAACCACACCGACACGGTCGCGCCGTCACCGGGTTCGGACTCGATCTCGGCGCCGCCGCCCAGTTCAAGCACCCGGTCCCTGATTCCTTTGAGACCCAGGCCCCGCATCGACGAAGACTCGTCGGTGACGGCCCGTTGATTCTGGACGCCGTCGCTCGTAGCCGCCACCCTGCGCGAACGCAGAGCACTGACGTCGAACCCGTGTCCATCGTCTCGGATGTCGAGGCGGATCTCCTTCTCGGTGTACGTGAGGGTCATCATGACGTGGTCGGCACCGGAGTGCTCCTGAGCATTGGCCAGCGCACCGCGCGCGCTGGCGACGAGTGCCGCAGCGAGTCGGTGCGACAACGGCACTGGAACGCCGTCGATGCGCGTGGACACTTTCGCGGTGCCGTGCGACCGATCCTCGAGTTCACGTAGCCGCACGTGAAGCTCTGGAGCCTCTGTCAGCGCGGACGACTCGACGTCCGTGCTGAGTTCATGAATCACCTGCCGGATCTCTTCGAGACCACGACGGGACATGTCGATCGCCGTTCTGACGTTCTGATGCGACACCGCGGAATCCCTGACCCAACTGCGGTCGGCCGCCTGCAAGAGCAGGTAGACACTCGAGAGATCCTGCCCGATCGAATCGTGGATGTCTCGAGACAGACGCGCACGCTCACGCAGCGCGCCGACTCGACGTTCTTCCGCAGCCAGGTCGTCCTGCGCGGCGACCAGGCGCTCGATGAGTCGAGCCCGCGCCTTCGACTCGACATCCAACGTTCGAAACGACATGACGGTGATGAGTGCCACGCCCAGCGGTCCCGCGATCATCACGGGATCGACGGTTGCACTGATGCGCAGCCACGACGCGGTGATGACAACCATCAGGGCGCTCACACACACCACTGCAGGCACGAACCGCACAGTCTGCAGTACGGCGAACGCGACCGGCACCGCGCACCAGGCGAACGACGGGGCCGCGATAGTCAAGACCGCGACCAGACACGCCAGAACCGCGGACCACACCGCGGGCACTCCCGCCCGCTTGGGGAGAATCGGTCGAGCCGCGTAACCGACTATGAGCAGCGCTGCTCCGAGGAGTACGAGTGCACCCGTGAGGCCGAGCCCGTGGCGCACCACGTACCGCAGAGAGCTCGTCGCCACCAGCACAACAAGAACGGCGAAGAGCCAGACGTCGAGTCGACGCCCCGAAGCGAGCAGACCTGCCATGTGACCCAACACTAGAGAGGGCGTCAACCACATCGCATCATCCGTTCAGCCATTGCTCGTCGAGGAGCATCCGCGCCCGCAATCCGGTCGTTGCACGCACATCGACATCCGAACGAGATACAGTGCCAACTCGAATACTCTCCGTATCTGAAAAGAGTCGCCGATGACTGCTTCGTCGCCCGCGCACTACGAGATCGTCATCGTCGGTGCGGGGTTCTCCGGACTCGGAACCACGATCGCGTTGAAGGAGGCGGGCTTCGACGACGTCCTCGTCATCGACGACGCTGCCGGGCCCGGCGGGACATGGCAGTGGAACACCTACCCCGGCGTGGCGGTCGACATTCCGTCCTTCAGCTATCAGTTCTCCTTCGCCCAGCGCTCGACGTGGTCCCGCAGTTACGCGCCGGGAAGCGAACTGCGCGACTACGCGGCCCAGATCGTTGAGGACTACTCCCTCGGCGGACACCTTCAGTTCAACACCCGAGTTCAGGCCGCGTCGTTCAACGGCGACGAACGGACGTGGCGAATCGACACCAGCCGCGGACCGATCACGTGTTCATGGCTGATCCACGCGGGAGGTCCCCTGAGCCAGCCGAAACTGCCGGACATCGAAGGCATCGACACCTTCGCCGGACACACGATGCACACCAGCCGGTGGGATCACGACATCGACCTCACCGGCAAACGTGTCGGAGTGATCGGCACCGGAGCGACCGCCGTCCAGGTGATCCCCGAGATCGCGCCGCTCACATCGTCCCTGACCGTGTTTCAGCGGACGCCGATCTGGTGTCTGCCGAAGCCGGACTTCCCGATCGGTCGACCCGGCCGAGCGGCGCTGAGCGCAATCCCGGGCGTCGGCCGACTCGCACGGCTTGCGAGCCAGACCTTCGTGGAGGCGACATTTCCGGTGCTCGCCCACTTCCACGGATGGATCCCGGCGACGAGCCTGCTCGAATCCGCCGCTCGACAGTACGTCAACACCCAGGTGAACGATCCCGAGATCCGCCGCAAGTTGACGCCGTCGTACGCACTCGGCTGTAAACGGCCGAGCTTCCACAACTCGTATCTGAGCACCTTCAACCGCGACGACGTCACACTCGAAACGAACTCGATCGACCGAATCATCCCGAACGGCGTGCGCACGGCGGCCGGGGACGAACACGAGCTTGATGTGCTGATCCTCGCGACAGGCTTCAAGGTCACCGACCGCGACGCGTTGCCGACATACGCGCTGACCTCACAAGACGGTAGCGACCTCGCCTCCCACTGGGAGGACACGCGTTTCCACTCCTACCAAGGCGTGTCGACGGCGGGATTCGCGAACTTCTTCACGATCTTCGGTCCTTACGGGTACAACGGGGCGTCGTTCTTCACTCTCGTCGAGAACAGCGCGGCGCACGTCGTGCGGGTGCTCGAGGAAGCCCGCCGCCGGGACGCCACCGTCGCCGAAGTGACACCTGACGCTCAACAGCACTACATGGACTCGATCCTCGCCCGCGGTCACCTGCAGGTCTTCACCGACCCGACATGCTCGAACGCGAACAGCTACTACTTCACCAAACGGGGCGACGTCCCGTTCCGCGCGGCCACAACCCTCGAATCGGCGTGGCAGAGCCGACGCTTTCCCCTCGCTCACTACACGTTCACGAACTGACCCGACCCCGAACAAGGAGCAACCCTCACGATGGCGTGATCGCCAACGCCGGCATCGCCCCGCGGGTGCGACCGTCGCCGGAATGGACCCATACGAGTTCGACGGGTCATCCGGGTCAACCTCACCGGCGTCTACAGCGCCGTGATCTGCGCACTGCCATTCGTCACCGAGCGCCGCGGGCACGTTCTTCCGACGTCGTCGGTGTACGCGTTCATGAATGAGGTCGGGGTGTCGCCGTACGCCGTGGCCAAGGCAGGCGTCGAGCAGCTCGGACGTCCGCGCTACCCTCGCAATTGAGCGACGCATAACGCCTGCAGGAGCACCGATGACCCACGCACACGCCACCCTTCCGATCGTCGACATGGCCTTGCTCGACAGCGATCGGGTCGCCTTCCAAGAATCCCTGCGCACTGCGGCACACGAGTACGGATTCTTCTACCTCGTCGGCCACGGAATCGACGCGACGACGAGTGACCGTTTGTTCGACACCGCGCGGGACTTCTTCGCGTTGCCCGATGCGGACAAGTTCGGCGTGGAGATGCTCCGGAGTCCGCAGTTTCGCGGATACACCCGATTCGGCGGCGAGTACACGCAGGGCGCGATCGACTGGCGCGAGCAGATCGACGTGGCCGCCGAGTACAAGCAACTCGGAGACGATCCCGCGTATCTTCGCCTCGACGGCCCCAACCTGTGGCCAACCGCGCTTCCCGCATTCCGCGACGTGGTCACTGACTGGCAGCGACGATGCTCGGCGCTGGGACTGACCCTGATGCGCGAATGGGCGGTGAGCCTGGGTGCCGCCGCCGACGTGTTCGACGAGGCTTTCGCCGAACGTCCGTCGACGCTGCTGAAGGTCGTCCGCTACCCGGGACGCGACAGTTCTCAGGACCGACAGGGCGTCGGCGCGCACAAGGATCCGGGCGTGTTGACGCTGCTGCTGGTGGAGCCTGGCAAGGGAGGCCTGCAGGTGGAGCACAACGGCGAGTGGATCGACGCTCCTCCGGTCGACGACGCCTTCGTCGTCAACATCGGGGAACTGATGGAGTACGCGACCGACGGATATCTGAAAGCCACCATGCACCGCGTCGAATCGCCCCCGCTGGGGAGCGAACGGCTGTCGGTCCCGTTCTTCTTCAACCCCGCACTGACATCGACGATGCCGCGAATCACGCTGCCCGACGACCTCGCCGCCCAGGCGACGGGCGTGACGACCGACCCCGACAACGTGATCTCGGGGACGTTTGGCGAGAACATGCTCAAGGCACGTCTGCGCGCGCATCCCGATGTCGCGCGACGGCACCACGCCGACCTGATCGGCTGACTCCGGCCGGCGAGGCTCACACCCTGCTCCACGCCTTCCAGAGTTCTGCAAATGCACCGTCGTCGAGCTGCCTCAGTTCGTGTGCGGTACCCGACTCCGTCAGTCGGCCCTCGTCGAAGACGGCGACGACATCGGCGTCGACCGTCTGTGACAGTCGGTGGGCCACGACAATCGCCGTCCGCCCCGCGGCCACCCGAGCGAGAGCCGCGTCGAGCAGCCCTGTGCCACCGTCTTGGGCTGTCGCCTCGTCGAGCACCACCACGGGCGGGTCGGCGAGTAGAACGCGAGCCAGCGCGAGACGCTGAACCAGAGCGTCGTCGGTCACCGCGGCGTCGGACAACTGTTGGTCGAGCACCTCCGGCGCGTGTTCGACGCCGACAGCTGCAGCGGCCTCCGCCAAGTCGTCGTTCGATGCGTCCGGAGCGGCGAGCCGCAGATTGTCGGCGACCGTTCCGGTGAACGCATGCGTCTCCTGAGTCACCAACAGCACGGCGGGTCGGCCGTTCGACGTGGCGCGGTCAGCAGGCACACCGCCGACCTGGACGACGCCGGACGACGGTTCGGCGAGACCCGCGATCAGACGTGCCGTTGTCGACTTCCCTGAGCCTGAGGCCCCGACCAGCACCGCGGTCGCACCCGACGGTACGACCATGTCGACATCGCTGACCGCCGTGTGCGCACCGGTGCGGTACGTGAACGACACGCTCTTCAGACACACCGACGCATCGGCCACTTCCTGCCCGCCTGATCTGCCGCCCAGGTCGGAGTCGACGAGCCCGACGATCCGTTCCAATCCCGCGAGCGCTCGCTGGAGTTCGTCGATTCCACCGAGCAGACCACCGACCGGCCCGAAGAGACGATGGATGAACAAGGCGCCGGCGGTGACCGCTCCGATCGTGAGGGCCCCTGCCGTCACCTGATGAAACCCGACGGCGAGCACACCGGCGAGCGCGATGTACTCCGCGATGTTCAGCCCGCCGTTGAATCGGTTGCGGGCCCGCGATGCCTCACACTGCGTCTCGATCGTCGCGTGGCTGGCCGCAGCGAGCCCCGCGAGCCGCTTGTCCTGGAGACGATGTGCACGCACGGTCTCGACACCACGGACTGATTCGATGATCGACTGCCCTTGAATCGCCTCCTCGACCCGGAGGCGGCTGTACAGCGGACGTGAACGGCGCAGAAAGATCCACGTGGCCAGCAGTTGGACCGGAATCGCGGGCAGTGCCGCCAGGGCGAGCCACGGGTCCAACGCGACGAGTCCAACCCCGGTGAGTCCGATCGTGAGGGCTGCGCCGAGCATGCGCGGTACAACCCCCGTCACCGCCTCGGTCACGGACTCGACGTCCGTTGTCACTCTCGACACCGCGTCCGAGCTCCCAGCGACCTCGAGCGACCCGAGGTCTGATGCGACGGCGCGCGCGAAAGCCTCCTCCCGCAAGCCGGACAGCGATCGTTGCAGGCACCGGATGAGCAAGAGTCCGCCGTACCAGCTGAGAGCGGCTGCGACCACGCCCGACAGGAGGAGTCCCGCGCAGGCCCACCACACATGCGCAAGGCCATGGCCGCCGGCCACAGCGTCGACGACGACGCCGAGCAGAGGCGGGACTGCCAATGCCGCAGCGGATCCCGCCACCATGAGAACGGCCGTCGCCACCAACACGCTTCGCTGGGGGGCCAACAGGCGCGCCACGGCCGCTCCGACTGCGCGCGGTGTCGCGACCGGGAGAACGGTATTCATCGAAGCACCCCCTCGACTACAGCGTCGACCACGCCGTCACACGCGTCCAGCAGTGCTCTGCTCGAGGTGATCACCACAACCGTTCGGCCCGATCGACTCAGACCGTTCGCCACCCGCTGTTCAGTGACGGGGTCGAGTGCGGTGGTCGGTTCGTCGAGGACAACGACGTCGGCATCGGAGTGCATTGCACGCGCCAGGGTGAGACGTTGACGCTGTCCGCCCGACAGGCGGCGACCCGATTCGCCCACGGGGGCGTCAGGGCCGATCAGATCCACAACGTCGTCGAGAGCGCACGCGGCGATGAGATCGTCGTCGATTCGTCCACTCCCACCGAGGTTGTCAGCGAGACTGCCGCTGAAGACCATCGTGTCGTGTGGAGGAGCCAGGACGCGCGACGCGTAGACATCGGGCCCGAGATCAACGGCGTCGACACCATGCGCTGTCAGCTCGCCCCTTGGGACCGGCGTTCGATACCCGAGCCGAGCGCTCAGATCGCGCGCCTGCTGAGACGACGTCACTCGGATGCCGGTCATCCGACCTTCCGGGACGCGCAGCTCTGGGCCTTCCGGTGGTGTCCACACCAGCAGTGGGCGGGTCGGCTCAGCAGACGCGATCACGCCGTCCGGCAACGCGTACTCGTCGGCCACCAACGCATGCAGCCGCTTGGCGGACGCCCTCTTGTGCGCCCAGTTGGCCCCGAACGTTCCGATGTGCTCGAGGGAGCCCTGAAGGAACTGCGCGAGGCCGACGACGGTGATGAGCTGCCCGATCGTGATGGTCCCGTTCGATGCCATCACACCCGCCGCTGCCGTGAGGATCGCCAGATAGAGGATCGATACCGCAGTGCTCATCGACTGGTAGGTGAGCAACGACCGCCCGGACGCGACTGCGCCCTCGCGTGATGCGGCGCTGGCCGCCCGGTACCGACGGACCGATTCGGCCTCTGCGCCGAGACCCTGGACTGTGCGGATGCCCGCGAACGTGTCGGCAGCGACTTCGCTGGCCGCTGCGACGGAGGTCTGCTCCCGCATGCCGAGACGTTCGAGAGGCCTCGCCAACGACTGCATCAGCCAGAGCACGAGTGCCGCACCGAGGAGCACGCCGACGCCCAGCGGTATCGAGATCGTCAGCAAGACACCGCTCGCGACGACCACGGCGGCTACCGTCGCGCTCTGTTCCGCGATGCTCCATGCGACCCCGGCGACCCGATACGTGTCGCTGGTGGTGACCGTGAGAACGTCTCCGGTCCGGCGCCTGGACGCAAGCCCCCGAGAATGCAGGACACGGGCTGCGGTGAGCTGTCGAAGATCATGCTCGCCGTGGCTATACGTGCGGACCATCCCCTGGTTGGCGGCCTGATAACTCACGGAGAGGACGACGAACACTGCACCGAGGAGCAACAGCCAGCGCACAAGTGCCGAACCGTCTCCGGTTGCGATCGCCCGATCGATGACCAGGCCGATCAGCACTGGAACGGCGGCTTCGCAGGCTTGATGGGTCATGAAGCCGATCGAGCTCGCCGACAGCCGCCAGCCGCGGCGATCGCTCAGCAGACCGACGCGGAGGATGTCTTTGACTGTGGTGGGTTCGCTCATAACAAGCTCGACGCTATGGACTCGGCGGCCGAGATGGTGGACACATGTTGTCGCCGTTCGGACACCATCTAGTAAGGTGA
This genomic window from Gordonia sp. PDNC005 contains:
- a CDS encoding ABC transporter ATP-binding protein translates to MNTVLPVATPRAVGAAVARLLAPQRSVLVATAVLMVAGSAAALAVPPLLGVVVDAVAGGHGLAHVWWACAGLLLSGVVAAALSWYGGLLLIRCLQRSLSGLREEAFARAVASDLGSLEVAGSSDAVSRVTTDVESVTEAVTGVVPRMLGAALTIGLTGVGLVALDPWLALAALPAIPVQLLATWIFLRRSRPLYSRLRVEEAIQGQSIIESVRGVETVRAHRLQDKRLAGLAAASHATIETQCEASRARNRFNGGLNIAEYIALAGVLAVGFHQVTAGALTIGAVTAGALFIHRLFGPVGGLLGGIDELQRALAGLERIVGLVDSDLGGRSGGQEVADASVCLKSVSFTYRTGAHTAVSDVDMVVPSGATAVLVGASGSGKSTTARLIAGLAEPSSGVVQVGGVPADRATSNGRPAVLLVTQETHAFTGTVADNLRLAAPDASNDDLAEAAAAVGVEHAPEVLDQQLSDAAVTDDALVQRLALARVLLADPPVVVLDEATAQDGGTGLLDAALARVAAGRTAIVVAHRLSQTVDADVVAVFDEGRLTESGTAHELRQLDDGAFAELWKAWSRV
- a CDS encoding ABC transporter ATP-binding protein, with the protein product MSEPTTVKDILRVGLLSDRRGWRLSASSIGFMTHQACEAAVPVLIGLVIDRAIATGDGSALVRWLLLLGAVFVVLSVSYQAANQGMVRTYSHGEHDLRQLTAARVLHSRGLASRRRTGDVLTVTTSDTYRVAGVAWSIAEQSATVAAVVVASGVLLTISIPLGVGVLLGAALVLWLMQSLARPLERLGMREQTSVAAASEVAADTFAGIRTVQGLGAEAESVRRYRAASAASREGAVASGRSLLTYQSMSTAVSILYLAILTAAAGVMASNGTITIGQLITVVGLAQFLQGSLEHIGTFGANWAHKRASAKRLHALVADEYALPDGVIASAEPTRPLLVWTPPEGPELRVPEGRMTGIRVTSSQQARDLSARLGYRTPVPRGELTAHGVDAVDLGPDVYASRVLAPPHDTMVFSGSLADNLGGSGRIDDDLIAACALDDVVDLIGPDAPVGESGRRLSGGQRQRLTLARAMHSDADVVVLDEPTTALDPVTEQRVANGLSRSGRTVVVITSSRALLDACDGVVDAVVEGVLR